A stretch of Chionomys nivalis chromosome 2, mChiNiv1.1, whole genome shotgun sequence DNA encodes these proteins:
- the Calhm4 gene encoding calcium homeostasis modulator protein 4, producing MSPSLSCLLSSLQRSGTCTNSLIAISTICVQQLFSSYTFSCPCQAGKNFYYGSAFLLVPALILLIAGYALRGQMWTVASEYCCCSCTPPYRRSSPLERRLACLMFFNITGRALVAPLTWLTVTLMTGTYYECAASEYASVDQYPMFANVTASKREEILAGFPCYTSAPSDVMPVRDEVALLHRYQSQMLGWILIILATIAFLVSKCLGRCCSPLTPMQHHYWSNHLQSERALFEQAAEEHSRLLIRHRIKKVFGFIPGSEDIKHIRIPSCQDWRDISIPNILCVGDTTQGPYSFLGERVVEENEEDRQEGIELKP from the exons ATGAGCCCAAGTCTCAGTTGTCTTCTCTCGTCTCTACAGAGAAGCGGAACGTGCACCAATTCTTTGATTGCGATCTCGACTATTTGTGTGCAGCAACTGTTCTCCTCTTACACATTCAGTTGTCCGTGTCAAGCCGGAAAGAACTTCTACTACGGTTCGGCTTTTctcctggttcctgccttgatCCTTCTGATTGCTGGCtatgctctcagaggccagatgTGGACGGTCGCCAGCGAATACTGCTGCTGCAGCTGTACCCCTCCGTACCGGAGAAGCAGCCCCCTCGAGAGGAGGCTGGCCTGCCTCATGTTCTTCAACATCACTGGGAGGGCGCTGGTTGCTCCACTGACGTGGCTGACAGTGACCCTGATGACAGGCACCTACTATGAATGTGCGGCAAGCGAGTATGCCTCTGTGGACCAGTACCCAATGTTCGCTAATGTCACTGCCAGCAAACGGGAAGAGATCCTAGCTGGGTTTCCATGCTACACGTCGGCTCCTTCTGATGTGATGCCAGTAAGAGACGAAGTGGCTCTTCTCCACAGATACCAGTCACAA ATGCTGGGCTGGATTTTGATCATTTTGGCAACCATCGCTTTTCTGGTCTCCAAATGTCTGGGAAGATGCTGCTCTCCCCTCACCCCTATGCAGCATCACTACTGGTCCAACCACCTCCAGAGTGAGCGGGCGCTCTTTGAACAAGCCGCCGAGGAACACTCGCGACTTCTCATCAGACATCGCATCAAGAAAGTGTTTGGTTTCATTCCTGGGAGTGAAGACATCAAACATATTCGCATTCCTTCgtgtcaggactggagagatattTCCATACCCAATATTCTATGTGTGGGTGACACCACACAGGGTCCCTATAGCTTCCTCGGAGAAAGGGTGGTTGAGGAAAATGAGGAAGACAGACAAGAAGGTATTGAACTAAAGCCTTGA